DNA sequence from the Desulfurellaceae bacterium genome:
CCGCATCCGGACAGGAGGCTCCTATGAGCAGGCGCAGGTGTCCCCAAGGCTTTTCTTTTTCCTCCCTCGGGTCGGCGCTCAGCTCTGGTGTGCGGTGTGTGGTGTTGGGCGGCCTGCTGAGTTTGCCGCTCAGCGCCTGCCACGCGGCCGATGGGACCGAGCCGGCCATGGTCCAGGTCACGGTCAAGCGGATCGGCTTTGACCCCGTCTCCCGCTCGCCGGTCGTCCTCCTGCTGGACGAGGCTCAGACCCGGATGATGCCGATCTGGGTCGGCGTGGCTGAGGCCCGGGCGATTGAGCTTGAGCTGCGCGGACACCCCGTTTCGCGGCCGCTGACCCACGATCTGCTGAAGAACATCCTGGTTCAGGTTGGCGTTGATTTCGACAAAGTGGTTGTCAGCGAGCTGAAAGACAGCACCTACTACGCCCGTATCCATCTGACCACGGCCGGTCAGCCGCTTGAGATTGACAGCCGTCCCAGCGATGCGATTGCCCTGGCGCTGCGCTTCGAGCGGCCGATTTTTGTTGCCCGCAGCCTGCTCGAGACAGCCCTGCCGGTCGACCCCGAGCGGCCGCAAAGCGCGGCCGTGGACGATCCAAGGAACGTGCGCAGCCGTGGGGTGACCGTCCAGAACATCAGCGAGGAGCTGGCCCGCGTGTTCCGGCTGCCGGGCACCCGCGGCGTCCTGGTCGCCGATGTTGAGACGAGTGCGACCGCTCAGGGGCATCTGCGTCGTGGCGACATCATTTTGACTATCGCCGGCAAGACGGTGAGGAACATCAGGGATTTCCAGACCAGGATGGGAGAAGAGCACGGCCAGGACGTCTCCATGCAGATCCACCGTGACGGCCAGATCCTGGGCGTCGTTCTGCCGACTACCGTGCCCTAGGCCGCCCAGCCACACTGCGCCGCCACGAAAGAGAGGATGGTATGTCAAGCGTATTAGAGGACAAAGAAGCGATCCGCGATCTGCTGACCAGATATTGTCTCCATATTGACGCCGGCCGCTATGAGGAGTGGGTCGGTTGTTTTACCCCGGACGGAGTTTTCGACAGTCCGATTCTGGGTCGCTGGCAGGGCGCGGACAAGCTGCGGCAGTTCACCCAGCGCTACCGGGAGTGGACCGGGGCGCACCAGCCGCGTCACTGTGTGATGAACGTGCTGATCGAGGTCGAGGGCGAGCGGGCCAGCGCCGAGTGTTACCTGCTGATGACCCACGCCGCAGAGGGCAAGACCGAGCTGGTCATCTCCGGCCGTTACGAGGATCAAATCGCAAAGATTGACGGGCAGTGGCTGTTCAAGGAACGTAAGGTTCTGCCCGATACGCGTCCTGCGGTCTGAGCCGGCGGCTAGAAGAACTGCTCAAACTGGCGCGCCTGTGACGGCAGCTGCTGGCGCGCCGCTTCGAGTCGTTGGCGGCGGGCGTCTTCTTTTTCGGTCTTGGTCTGTCCGATCAGATGATCGGGGTTCTCGGGCTGCTCAAGCCGCCAGTGATGGGTCAGGCCGTCTCGTCCGGCGTACCACACCGACTGGCCGCCAAGGGCCAGCTGGGTCGTCTGGCCACGCCAGATCAGCCAGCGCTGGTCATAGCCCCAGTCGATCAGGCTGGCCCGGCTGTAGGGGTCGGACCGGCTCTGGGCCAGGGGAAGGACCTCCTGGGCTGACCACACGGCGCCGATACCGTGCGGTCGGCCATATTTGCCGGCCACCGCAAGCCGCACCGGAGCGTTATAGGTCAGCTCGCGCAGCACCAGGTCGGCTTCGGTGATCGTATGCTGGACCGTCCACGGCACCATCTCGATGCCGACCGCGTACAGCCCAAAGCCTCGGACAAACAAGAAGCTGACCGCACGATCCTGCCAGCGGGCGACCAGTTCGGTCCGGCTATTGGTCCGAACCGCATGGCTGTGGCGGAGGTCTCCGGCCGGACTGCGGTCGAGCTGGGCCAGCTCTTGGACCTGCTCAACCGACATCCGCCAGCTCGCGCCCAGCGGCGGCTGCGGCTCAGGAAACGTCTCAGCTGCGGCCAGACCGCCCAGCAGCACGGACAGGACCAGACCTATTACGCAATGCCACACTGTTCCAGCTCCCGACTGGTGTTGCGGCTCAGGCGACTTTGGCGATCAGGCTGGCGTGCTCGTCGAGGATGGGCAGCATTTTCTCCTTTTCCACCGGCGGCACGAAAAAGATGGCCCGCTCCACACCCATGTCCCGGTACTCCTTGAGGGTATCTTCCTCGTTGGGAGCGCCCAGGAGTGAGATGGAGATGCTGTCGGGCTTGCGGCCGGCCTTGCGGGCGCGGTCATGCAGGTCGGCGATAATGCCCGGAATGTCCTGATAGCGACGGGCGTTGGGAATCCAGCCGTCGCAGTAGCGCACCACCCGGTCGAGGCCGTTGGATGTGTGCGAGCCCAGCACGATGGGCGGATTCGGCTGCTGAACCGGCTTGGGGTAGCTCCAGATCGGATCAAAATCGACAAACTCGCCATGATACTCGGCCGCTTCCTTGGTCCAGATCTCCTTCATCGCCTCAATCTTTTCGCGCAACACCTTCCAGCGTTTCTTGAACGGCGTGCCGTGGTTCTCCATCTCCTCGGCGTTCCAGCCCCCGCCGATGCCGAAGATCAGGCGCCCGTTAGACAGCTGATCGACCGAGGCGACCTCTTTGGCCATGGTGATGGGGTCGCGTTCCATGGCCAGGCAGATCCCGCTGCCGACCTTGATGGTGCTGGTCACGGCCGCCGCAGCCATCAGGGCGACAAACAGATCGTGGGTGTGCGAGTACTCCTGGGGCAGGTCCCCGCCGCCGGGAAACGGCGATTTGCGGCTGGTCGGAATATGGGTATGTTCCGGAAACCAGACCGACTCAAAGCCCCGCTCTTCACAGGCCACGGCCAGCTCATCCGGGCGGATCGCATAATCGGTGGCAAACATTTCGATCCCGAGTTTCATCGTGTCCTCCTTACGCGGTGTGGTGATGCTCGCGCCTCTCATGGCAGCTGGCCGGCTCAAAGTCAAGAAAGACGGTCGCCGCCCCGCCTGGGAATTGCCGCCGCCTCGCTTGTGGTATAGATGGGCCAAGACCGACTCAATGCGAGAGGAGCAGCGGATGCACGAGCCCAAGTTTGGCATATTCTTACCCACCGGAGACTTTGCGGCTGCCAAGAAGGCGGCCCTGCGGGCCGAGAGCGAGGGATTTTATTCGGTTTCGATCAACGATCATTTCTTCAGCCCCCTGGGTCTACCCCAAACCCCCCAGCTGGAGAGCATGACCACCCTGACTGCGGTGGCCGCGGTGACCGAACGCATCCGTCTGGTGCCGTCGGTGGTGGCCGCTTCGTTTCGTACGCCCCCGATGCTGGCCAAGATCACCTCGACCCTCGACCAGGTCAGTCAGGGTCGCCTGACGCTCGGCCTGGGCGCGGGCTGGAAGCAGGACGAGTACGAGGCGCACGGCTACCCGTACCCGTCCAACGCCGAACGCTTAGAGCAGCTGGCCGAGACCGTACAGGTGCTCAAGGCCATGTGGACCCAGGCCGAGCCCACGTTTGCAGGCCGCTATTTTTCGATTCGGAAGGCGTACAACAACCCGCGTCCAGTTCAAAAACCCCACCCGCCGCTGATGCTCGGCGGCTCGGGCAGCGGCCTACTCAAAATCGCCGTGGCCGAAGCCGACCTGCTGAATATCATTCCCCCGATCTTCAACGGCAAGGATTTTGTGAACGACCCGGTGATGACCGTCAAGTTCGACACCCCATATCTGAAACGCCGCCTCGACATGTTGCACGGCTATCTGGAAGCGGCCGGGCGTGAGCCGCAGGACCTTGAGCTGAGCGCCCTGCTGCTGGTCCACCTGAGCCATGACCCGGCTGACCCGGCCCTGGAAAAAACCGCGACCCGCTTAGGTTTTCCTGATGTCGATACGGCGCTCCGCTCGCCCCTGCTGCTGATGGGTACCCCGGATAAGGTCAAGCGTGACCTCCAGACCCGGATTGAGGAGTTGGGTTTCAGCTACCATATTGTCATCCCGGCCTCGGCCGAGTCTCACGAGCTGTTTGTCAAGGAAGTCATGCCCGCGTTTGTGGGCTGAGCCGCGCCGGCTCACTCGTCCGTCTGCGGCTGGCTGTCGAAGACGAGCCGTCCGGCAGCCTCCTGGGCGTCGACGCGGGCCTGGAGTTCGGGGGACAGGACAATCGTGCGCTCGGTCGGGAACTTCTCGACATCCAGGGCCGGACGCAGGCAGAACTCGTCCGGCGTGTTGATCCCGGCCTGGCTCTTGACCTCGTCGATAAACCACACCCGGCGCATGAAATCCGGGTTGAAATAGGTCTGGCGGTCCTCGTCCGTCCATGCTCGTACCCGGTGGCCGTCGTGGGCCGAGTAGGTCAGCAGGTCAATCGTCAGGTCCCAGTACACATCGATCAGCATGCCGTAGCCGTGCTCGCCCAGGGCCGGGTTGAGCAGGTCGGCAATCCGGGTTTCGATAAAGATCAGCCTGCCCTCGGGGTCATACTCCTCGATCCGCAACGGGTAGAAAAAATGCTTATCGAGCCAGTACACGATCTTGGGCGCGTAATAGTCCGGTAGCCAGTCCTCACGTGCCCGGGCTTCGACCACATAGCACTCTACGCCGCCGTCCGGGGTGTAGAAGGGGTAGCGGTCGCCCATCATTTTGAGCTGCGGGGTGGGGATCTGCCGAAAGCTGTTGGTGTCGTCGGCCAGGGTGATGGTCTGACGAGTGTGCGGAAAACGGACCGTCTCGAACAGCACGTCGGTGCCCAGAATACGCCACGACCACTCCCAGCTGTCGCGCCCAAACCCGTCGTCAAAGGTGAACGCCATATTCGGAAAGCGATCCGCCCGCCGGGGTTGGGGCTGGCGGCGGACGCGCCGTAGCGAGGGGGTGTAGATGAACATGTCGATCTTCTTGGTGAAATCTTTATCGACCCGGTAGCGTAGCGACAGGTTCTGGCTGCCGTAGCGCTGGGCCGGGCCTGAGTACTGACCTAGCGAGGTCACAAAGTGCTCGCCCGGCTTGGTGTGATACAGCTCGCCGACCAGCCCCTCGGGTTTGCGGTGGGCGACCAGGACCACCACATTGCTCTGCTCCAACAGGTGTCCCCAGCTGTTGATCGAGGCGATCACGTCGGCATGGACGCACGACCAGCGCGGCGAGTGCGGAAACTCGCTGGCCCGATAGCCCATCTCCTCGGCCGTATACGGAGGTTGAAACGGATACGCCTCGGCCGGCAGGTAGGGAATCTCGGGATGCCGGGGGGTGTGGCTTGAGAGGTCGATGCGGGCGCGCTCAGCCGCCGACAGCTCGGCGACCGCCTTCCAGGTCTTCGGAGAGGACTGGGCCTGGGGTGCCGCCTCAACCCGTCGGCTCTCGGCAAGCAGGCACAGACTCAGGAAGAACGCGCTGAGCGTGAAGCGTCTGAGCGTGGCAAACGTCATGGCCGCCTCCTCACATGGACACACGCCCCTCATGGCAGCTCGCCCGGCCAAAGTCAAGAAAATCGTCGACAGGGGGACGAGTAGCTCGACGGGTCTGTTCTCTTGTCCTCCGTCGGGCGGACGGGCTAGAGTCCACGCATAAGCAGGGCTAAGGAGAGGCGTATGCACATCATTGATGTTGACAGTCACTTTATTGTGAACAAGGGCCTTGATGGCAGTCCGCTGCGGGTCGAGATCCTGCCCGACGGCGGGCATCTGATCGAGTTCAGTCGGGCTCAGCTGGACATTGCCCCGCCCCAGGGCAGGGTGCCACGGCCGGGCAAGCCAGCCCTGGAGGTGCGCACCTACTGGGATCTGGACCGGCGGCTCGACGACCTGGACCGGGAGGGCATCAACCAACAGGTGCTCATCTTTCATACCTCACACCTCTTTTATGGGGCTGACGCCCAGGTCGCGGTTCAGACCGCCCGGAGGTTCAACGACGGCGTGGCCGAGATGATATCCAGTTGCCGGGCTCCGGGCCGGTATCTGGGCGCCGTCCATCTGCCCTTACAGGACCCCCAGGCTGCGGCCGATGAGGCCGAGCGGGCGATTAAAGAGCTGCACATGCCGGCCGTCGTGATCGGAACCAATGTCCGGGGAAAGAATCTGGATCTGCCGGAATTCTGGCCGTTTTTCGCCCGGATGAATGATTTGCAGGCGCCCATCATCGTGCACTCGGACGGGCTGTCGCCGTTTCAGACCCACATCGCCGCCGGGGAACGGCTGGGCTGGGCAGAGCGCAGTCCGTTTGCCGGGGACTATCCGGTGTGGTGGATGCTCGGCCATCCGTTTGAGCACATGATTGCGATTGCCCGCATCATCTACAGCGGGCTGTTGGATCGCTATCCCAATCTGCGCTTCATTTTTGAGGAGGGAAATGTTGGCTACGCGATCTATCTGTTTGACCGTCTGGAGTCCGGCTGGGAGTTTGGCGAGCAGCTGTTTGGCCCACGGGTGCATCTCAAGCCGCCCAAGAAACGGCCGCTGGAGTACCTGGAACATTTCCACTGGGCGGTCGAGTCCGAGGATTCGATGATTGGCGAGGTGATTAAACGCTGGGGCGCCGAGCGTATCCTGTTCAGCACCGACTATCCACATCCCGACTCACCCTGGCCGGACAGTGTCAAAGAGATGCAGGAGGCGATCACCTTTTGCTCGGCCGAAGATCAGGCCAAGGTGCTGGGCGGCAATGCGGCGCGCCTGCTGGGGGTGTGAGTCAAACGAGCCGCCCGCTATCGGTGTTGTGTACTGTTCGATTGTGATCGGGCTGGCCGCCAAGTACCTGCTGCGCGGCGATTGATTGCGGGGGAGTGGCGAGACTTCGTGCGGAAGAACTATAAAGAGGAAGACGTAATGACGACGAAGATGACGAAACGCCAATTCCTGCAATCCATCGGCGCTGCGGCCGGGGTGGCCGCGGTGTATCGGAGCATGAATGCGCTGGGCCTGATTGGGGCTGGCCCGGCGCATGCGACCACACCCGATCTGGCGCCCGGCTCGGGCGGTGGGAAGCGGGTTGTCATCCTGGGGGCTGGTATCTCAGGTCTGGTGGCCGCCTATGAGTTGTCAAAAGCGGGCTATGAGTGCACGATTCTGGAGGCTACCAATCGGGCCGGCGGACGTAACCTGACGGCCCGCAGCGGCGATATCATCAGAGAGGAGGATAGCCGGCAGTGGGTGGGCTTTGATCCCGAGGAGCATCTGTACGCCAATCTGGGACCGGCCCGCATTCCCCACCACCACACCGCCATACTCGGCTACTGTAAGGAATTCGGCGTTGATCTCGAAGTCTTTACCAACGACAACC
Encoded proteins:
- a CDS encoding bifunctional nuclease family protein, translated to MSRRRCPQGFSFSSLGSALSSGVRCVVLGGLLSLPLSACHAADGTEPAMVQVTVKRIGFDPVSRSPVVLLLDEAQTRMMPIWVGVAEARAIELELRGHPVSRPLTHDLLKNILVQVGVDFDKVVVSELKDSTYYARIHLTTAGQPLEIDSRPSDAIALALRFERPIFVARSLLETALPVDPERPQSAAVDDPRNVRSRGVTVQNISEELARVFRLPGTRGVLVADVETSATAQGHLRRGDIILTIAGKTVRNIRDFQTRMGEEHGQDVSMQIHRDGQILGVVLPTTVP
- a CDS encoding amidohydrolase; the encoded protein is MHIIDVDSHFIVNKGLDGSPLRVEILPDGGHLIEFSRAQLDIAPPQGRVPRPGKPALEVRTYWDLDRRLDDLDREGINQQVLIFHTSHLFYGADAQVAVQTARRFNDGVAEMISSCRAPGRYLGAVHLPLQDPQAAADEAERAIKELHMPAVVIGTNVRGKNLDLPEFWPFFARMNDLQAPIIVHSDGLSPFQTHIAAGERLGWAERSPFAGDYPVWWMLGHPFEHMIAIARIIYSGLLDRYPNLRFIFEEGNVGYAIYLFDRLESGWEFGEQLFGPRVHLKPPKKRPLEYLEHFHWAVESEDSMIGEVIKRWGAERILFSTDYPHPDSPWPDSVKEMQEAITFCSAEDQAKVLGGNAARLLGV
- a CDS encoding nuclear transport factor 2 family protein; translation: MSSVLEDKEAIRDLLTRYCLHIDAGRYEEWVGCFTPDGVFDSPILGRWQGADKLRQFTQRYREWTGAHQPRHCVMNVLIEVEGERASAECYLLMTHAAEGKTELVISGRYEDQIAKIDGQWLFKERKVLPDTRPAV
- a CDS encoding LLM class flavin-dependent oxidoreductase encodes the protein MHEPKFGIFLPTGDFAAAKKAALRAESEGFYSVSINDHFFSPLGLPQTPQLESMTTLTAVAAVTERIRLVPSVVAASFRTPPMLAKITSTLDQVSQGRLTLGLGAGWKQDEYEAHGYPYPSNAERLEQLAETVQVLKAMWTQAEPTFAGRYFSIRKAYNNPRPVQKPHPPLMLGGSGSGLLKIAVAEADLLNIIPPIFNGKDFVNDPVMTVKFDTPYLKRRLDMLHGYLEAAGREPQDLELSALLLVHLSHDPADPALEKTATRLGFPDVDTALRSPLLLMGTPDKVKRDLQTRIEELGFSYHIVIPASAESHELFVKEVMPAFVG
- a CDS encoding DUF1329 domain-containing protein: MTFATLRRFTLSAFFLSLCLLAESRRVEAAPQAQSSPKTWKAVAELSAAERARIDLSSHTPRHPEIPYLPAEAYPFQPPYTAEEMGYRASEFPHSPRWSCVHADVIASINSWGHLLEQSNVVVLVAHRKPEGLVGELYHTKPGEHFVTSLGQYSGPAQRYGSQNLSLRYRVDKDFTKKIDMFIYTPSLRRVRRQPQPRRADRFPNMAFTFDDGFGRDSWEWSWRILGTDVLFETVRFPHTRQTITLADDTNSFRQIPTPQLKMMGDRYPFYTPDGGVECYVVEARAREDWLPDYYAPKIVYWLDKHFFYPLRIEEYDPEGRLIFIETRIADLLNPALGEHGYGMLIDVYWDLTIDLLTYSAHDGHRVRAWTDEDRQTYFNPDFMRRVWFIDEVKSQAGINTPDEFCLRPALDVEKFPTERTIVLSPELQARVDAQEAAGRLVFDSQPQTDE
- a CDS encoding LLM class F420-dependent oxidoreductase produces the protein MKLGIEMFATDYAIRPDELAVACEERGFESVWFPEHTHIPTSRKSPFPGGGDLPQEYSHTHDLFVALMAAAAVTSTIKVGSGICLAMERDPITMAKEVASVDQLSNGRLIFGIGGGWNAEEMENHGTPFKKRWKVLREKIEAMKEIWTKEAAEYHGEFVDFDPIWSYPKPVQQPNPPIVLGSHTSNGLDRVVRYCDGWIPNARRYQDIPGIIADLHDRARKAGRKPDSISISLLGAPNEEDTLKEYRDMGVERAIFFVPPVEKEKMLPILDEHASLIAKVA